CTCTTCAAATGCTAAAGTTTTAGCACCTTTAATAGATTGAGAAATTAAATAAGCAGCTCCACCTGTAGCAATTAAATACATAGATTTATACTCTTTGATTAAATCAATTGTTGGTTGTTTTCTTTCAGCCTTACCAATCATACCCATGATTCCAATCTCCATCATGTCTTTAGTAAATTTATCCATTCTAGTTGATGTTGTTGGT
Above is a genomic segment from Arcobacter arenosus containing:
- a CDS encoding fumarate hydratase C-terminal domain-containing protein gives rise to the protein PTTSTRMDKFTKDMMEIGIMGMIGKAERKQPTIDLIKEYKSMYLIATGGAAYLISQSIKGAKTLAFEEMGMEAIYEFEVKDMPVTVAVDTEGNSIHTTGPQKWRAI